A genome region from Corallococcus soli includes the following:
- a CDS encoding ABC transporter ATP-binding protein, translating to MSSDIASPDAIVLRNVVKRFRKSTIRREYTTIKSELIRMLRGKRDVDGKSMIEALRGVDLVVPRGKTVGIIGRNGSGKSTLLKLISGIYTPTTGTIDIHGRISALLDLGAGFHPDFSGRENILINGIILGMTRAEVKSRMQDIITFSELGDFIDEPVRTYSSGMYMRLAFSVATHVDPDILIIDEILAVGDEHFGKKSLAKMTEFKRAGKTIVIVTHDLGTLERWCDLGAWIDAGRIREFGPPADVIKSYKRAVELAEERGMSMESPALASDGGALPSLAAPIAAPSPLELDAVRLLRRDGTPAEWVDTEDGVELCVGFTTRTSSPALGFGLELTRADGVVVYGTNTFVERVPFHAETPGSGTVRFVVDRLGLTVGRYAFTVTVQDAAGQVLQKREAACSFEVRSGVQDVGVTRPVHRWVVEGVGARVAQVRDVGS from the coding sequence ATGAGCAGCGACATCGCGTCGCCAGACGCCATCGTCCTGCGGAACGTGGTGAAGCGCTTCCGCAAGAGCACCATCCGCCGCGAGTACACCACCATCAAGTCGGAGCTCATCCGCATGCTCCGGGGCAAGCGCGACGTGGACGGCAAGTCCATGATCGAAGCGCTCCGGGGCGTGGACCTCGTGGTGCCCCGTGGCAAGACGGTGGGCATCATCGGGCGCAACGGCTCCGGCAAGAGCACGTTGCTCAAGCTCATCTCCGGCATCTACACGCCCACGACGGGCACCATCGACATCCACGGGCGCATCAGCGCGCTCCTGGACCTGGGCGCGGGCTTCCACCCGGACTTCTCCGGCCGGGAGAACATCCTCATCAACGGCATCATCCTGGGCATGACGCGCGCCGAGGTGAAGTCCCGGATGCAGGACATCATCACCTTCAGCGAGCTGGGCGACTTCATCGACGAGCCGGTGCGCACCTACTCCAGCGGCATGTACATGCGGCTGGCGTTCTCGGTGGCCACGCACGTGGATCCGGACATCCTCATCATTGATGAGATCCTGGCCGTGGGCGACGAGCACTTCGGCAAGAAGAGCCTCGCGAAGATGACGGAGTTCAAGCGGGCCGGGAAGACCATCGTCATCGTCACCCACGACCTGGGGACGCTGGAGCGCTGGTGCGACCTGGGGGCGTGGATCGACGCCGGCCGCATCCGCGAGTTCGGTCCTCCCGCGGACGTCATCAAGAGCTACAAGCGCGCGGTGGAACTGGCCGAAGAGCGGGGCATGTCCATGGAGTCGCCCGCGCTGGCGTCGGATGGCGGGGCCCTGCCTTCGCTCGCGGCGCCCATCGCCGCGCCGTCGCCGCTGGAGCTGGACGCGGTGCGGCTGCTGCGCCGGGACGGCACCCCGGCCGAGTGGGTGGACACCGAGGACGGGGTGGAGCTGTGCGTGGGGTTCACCACCCGGACGTCCTCGCCGGCGCTGGGCTTCGGCCTGGAGCTGACGCGCGCGGACGGGGTGGTCGTCTACGGCACGAACACCTTCGTGGAGCGCGTGCCCTTCCACGCGGAGACGCCTGGAAGCGGGACGGTGCGCTTCGTCGTCGACCGGCTGGGGCTCACCGTGGGGCGCTACGCCTTCACGGTGACGGTCCAGGACGCGGCCGGGCAGGTGCTGCAGAAGCGCGAAGCCGCGTGTTCCTTCGAGGTGCGCTCCGGTGTCCAGGACGTGGGCGTGACGCGGCCCGTGCATCGCTGGGTCGTGGAGGGTGTCGGGGCGCGCGTGGCGCAGGTGCGAGACGTAGGCTCGTGA
- a CDS encoding glycosyltransferase family 2 protein, translating to MSGRDAAGRGEPGIWLGIVLYRNPARELERLRASLQWNRDAAGAPAFRVVWLDNSPDDSLRAVVGGLDARADYRYSGQNLGFGGAHNRLMAEAFGKAGARHYICVNPDGVLHPDCVRELVHEADRQSDTGLVEARLFPDEHPKPYDPATGETPWCSGCVLLVTRKLHARAGGFDERFFMYCEDVDLSWRARGLGLSIRVAPAARVHHYTVTREESPLRERMVRRSAALLGAKYGNAAFMHDRLREYAALGGEPFAVPELVKPGWRLSRIAEFGHHLEFARRRW from the coding sequence GTGAGCGGGCGGGATGCGGCAGGCCGGGGGGAGCCGGGCATCTGGCTGGGCATCGTGCTGTACCGGAACCCGGCGCGGGAGCTGGAGCGACTCCGCGCTTCGCTCCAGTGGAACCGCGACGCCGCGGGCGCTCCCGCCTTCCGCGTGGTGTGGCTGGACAACTCGCCGGACGACTCGCTGCGGGCGGTGGTGGGCGGCCTGGATGCGCGGGCGGACTACCGGTACTCCGGACAGAACCTGGGCTTCGGCGGTGCGCACAACCGGCTGATGGCGGAGGCCTTCGGGAAGGCCGGGGCGCGCCACTACATCTGCGTGAACCCGGATGGGGTGCTGCACCCGGACTGCGTGCGGGAGCTGGTCCACGAAGCGGACCGGCAGTCGGACACCGGCCTGGTGGAGGCGCGCCTGTTCCCGGATGAACACCCCAAGCCGTATGACCCGGCGACAGGGGAGACGCCCTGGTGCAGTGGGTGCGTGCTGCTCGTCACGCGGAAGCTGCATGCGCGGGCGGGCGGCTTCGACGAGCGCTTCTTCATGTACTGCGAGGACGTGGACCTGTCGTGGCGCGCCCGGGGCCTGGGGCTGTCCATCCGGGTGGCTCCGGCGGCACGCGTGCACCACTACACCGTCACCCGCGAGGAGAGCCCGCTGCGGGAGCGGATGGTGCGCCGCAGCGCGGCCCTCCTGGGGGCGAAGTATGGGAATGCCGCCTTCATGCACGACCGCCTCCGGGAGTACGCCGCGCTGGGAGGCGAGCCGTTCGCCGTGCCGGAGCTGGTGAAGCCGGGATGGCGCCTCTCGCGGATCGCCGAATTCGGCCACCACCTGGAGTTCGCGCGGAGGCGCTGGTGA
- a CDS encoding glycosyltransferase family 2 protein, with translation MSARPEAVAPFDAGARWTALVLSRVRAGAVVCLVGEAKPLAVALRAHGCDVREQPGPGWTRPEGAEPALVVLTGDAVAHVLTGGLEVLRQDAPRAELLFCLRNAGSASALLETWLGTAPARAGISEQGMLRRLSDVGYRVAHREAQPGAPGNTGLATDTEQALRALLAQLSPSTQVEEGLYVVVPDAPARALEPGLLSVVLTHDPRASAATLDEALFALACQEQQPLELLLAASEGSDLSAAQASLERYATLGTFQPRTVRAPAGELHAEALRQARGQYVSLLDSRCLVYPRHYARLVQALQQGGAAWAVSRSFRTEWASTSGAMPYVGSKEPFPLGERLEVDQLTLHPELVHALVIDRTRIGPFPLTGAGQGAGIADLTVRLAALFVPEFLGGIASCEVRGPRGAPVDGEAPASPEHWLLRSVSAWTGAVGQAREEALLAREFRHRLVDGVNARLHSIPWIHDTLRALADRLKSDRTP, from the coding sequence GTGAGCGCCCGACCGGAGGCGGTCGCGCCCTTCGATGCCGGGGCACGGTGGACCGCGCTCGTGCTGTCGCGCGTGCGCGCCGGGGCGGTGGTGTGCCTCGTGGGTGAAGCGAAGCCCCTGGCGGTGGCGCTGCGAGCCCACGGGTGTGACGTGCGGGAGCAGCCCGGACCGGGGTGGACGCGTCCCGAAGGGGCCGAGCCGGCCCTGGTGGTGCTCACCGGTGACGCCGTGGCGCACGTGCTGACGGGCGGGCTGGAGGTGCTGCGGCAGGACGCGCCCCGGGCGGAGCTGCTGTTCTGCCTGCGCAACGCTGGCTCGGCCAGCGCGCTCCTGGAGACGTGGCTGGGCACCGCGCCCGCCCGCGCCGGCATCTCGGAGCAGGGGATGCTGCGGCGGCTGTCCGACGTGGGCTATCGCGTCGCCCACCGGGAGGCTCAGCCTGGGGCGCCAGGCAACACCGGGCTGGCGACGGACACCGAACAGGCCCTGCGGGCGTTGCTGGCCCAGCTCTCCCCGTCCACGCAGGTGGAGGAGGGGCTGTACGTCGTCGTCCCGGACGCGCCCGCGCGGGCGCTCGAACCGGGGCTGCTCAGCGTCGTGCTCACGCATGATCCGCGCGCCTCCGCCGCGACCCTGGACGAAGCCCTCTTCGCGCTGGCGTGTCAGGAGCAGCAGCCGCTGGAGCTGCTCCTCGCGGCGTCGGAGGGCAGCGACCTGTCCGCCGCCCAGGCCTCGCTGGAGCGCTACGCGACGCTGGGCACCTTCCAGCCTCGCACGGTGCGCGCGCCCGCGGGTGAGCTGCACGCGGAGGCGCTCCGTCAGGCCCGGGGCCAGTACGTGTCCCTCCTGGATTCGCGGTGCCTGGTGTATCCGCGCCACTACGCGCGGCTCGTCCAGGCGCTCCAGCAAGGCGGCGCGGCGTGGGCCGTCTCCCGATCCTTCCGCACCGAGTGGGCGTCCACGTCCGGGGCCATGCCCTACGTGGGCTCGAAGGAGCCGTTTCCGCTGGGGGAGCGGTTGGAGGTGGATCAACTCACCCTGCACCCGGAGCTCGTCCACGCGCTGGTCATCGACCGGACGCGGATCGGTCCCTTCCCGTTGACCGGGGCGGGGCAGGGGGCGGGGATCGCGGACCTGACGGTGCGGCTGGCGGCGCTCTTCGTGCCCGAGTTCCTCGGCGGCATCGCCTCGTGCGAGGTGCGCGGGCCCCGCGGGGCTCCGGTGGACGGTGAGGCTCCGGCGTCGCCGGAACACTGGCTGCTGCGCTCCGTGAGCGCCTGGACCGGCGCCGTCGGACAGGCCCGTGAGGAAGCCCTGCTGGCGCGCGAGTTCCGTCACCGCCTCGTGGACGGGGTGAACGCGCGGCTTCACTCCATCCCCTGGATCCACGACACGCTGCGAGCGCTGGCGGATCGGCTCAAGTCCGACCGCACTCCCTGA
- a CDS encoding glycosyltransferase family 2 protein: MNHSTRSGGLPPPLDAFTQVLGFDVPPSHRARWGTTITTAKRLGTVGLGPVQRLLLARQVRFNTVLTELLRHPERTLPERARGELAGLVEPLPMALPGLVAKRAGWLLPAPGLREQRAWNAAVVALLSGPGWPLRTDGVREPLDSLEARCDVLARQPRTSVGMPLWREVWRRQIGFNHACVRTLRHMLGAARPVVVMPEPEAYARAAREQEARDVAVATAALERLTHRPLISIITPAWETPLDVLQACVASVTAQVYPRWELCIVDDGSRGGEVAATLRRLAAGDARIRFERLSENQGIARATNAALAMATGEYVGFLDHDDLLAPHALAEMVLRLASAPDTDVLYSDEDKVDARGQRFAPYLKPELSPEMLRAVNYVCHFLVVRTSLLREVGGIRPGFEGAQDHELLLRLMERTRRFAHIPKVLYHWRTLPGSTATDASAKPAASEAGRRAVAAHLERSGETATVETSAPGLYRIRRPLGARPRVSVLMSAASTEAELAALLALTDGLDVEVLVPVSGEDSPKASAPDAPAGMEPRSTRDSMGPPASPGGNARAVRVPVDGALTPGAVANRLLREAQGALVLCLEAGTLPTEPGWLTELASQALRPDVGVVGAQVVSPGGHVLHAGLGLGAEGQALRPFAGLPAPTLSTFGGSHWPRELLAVSTACSMSRREVLESLGGWDEGFTSSEAQGVDLCLRAGAQGLRVLYTPHARLVRTHARVDGAWRAPEVARLRETWARQPRSERGDPFGHPRRERAGQGGPEGTGP; the protein is encoded by the coding sequence ATGAACCACTCCACCCGCAGTGGGGGGCTCCCGCCGCCGCTCGACGCCTTCACGCAGGTGCTCGGCTTCGATGTGCCCCCATCCCACCGGGCGCGCTGGGGTACGACCATCACCACCGCGAAGCGCCTGGGCACGGTGGGGCTCGGCCCCGTGCAGCGGTTGCTGCTGGCGCGTCAGGTCCGCTTCAACACCGTGCTGACGGAGCTGCTGCGGCACCCGGAGCGGACGCTGCCGGAGCGCGCGCGTGGGGAACTCGCGGGGCTCGTGGAGCCGCTGCCCATGGCCCTGCCGGGGCTGGTGGCGAAGCGTGCCGGGTGGCTCCTGCCGGCGCCGGGGCTGCGTGAGCAGCGGGCCTGGAACGCGGCCGTCGTGGCGTTGCTCTCCGGGCCGGGTTGGCCCCTGCGCACCGATGGCGTGCGCGAACCCCTGGACTCACTGGAGGCCCGCTGTGACGTGCTGGCGCGGCAGCCGCGGACGTCCGTGGGGATGCCCCTGTGGCGCGAGGTATGGCGACGGCAAATAGGCTTCAACCATGCCTGCGTCCGGACCTTGCGGCACATGCTGGGCGCGGCCCGGCCCGTCGTGGTGATGCCCGAGCCGGAGGCCTATGCGCGCGCCGCCCGCGAGCAGGAGGCCCGCGACGTCGCGGTGGCCACCGCCGCCTTGGAGCGCCTGACGCACCGGCCCCTCATCAGCATCATCACGCCCGCGTGGGAGACGCCGCTGGACGTGCTCCAGGCCTGCGTCGCTTCCGTGACGGCGCAGGTGTATCCGCGCTGGGAGCTGTGCATCGTGGACGATGGTTCGCGGGGTGGGGAGGTCGCCGCCACGCTGCGACGGCTCGCCGCCGGGGATGCGCGCATCCGCTTCGAGCGGCTGTCGGAAAACCAGGGCATCGCTCGCGCGACGAATGCAGCGCTGGCCATGGCCACGGGGGAGTACGTCGGGTTCCTGGACCATGACGACCTGCTGGCCCCGCACGCGCTCGCGGAGATGGTGCTGCGTCTGGCGTCCGCTCCGGACACGGACGTCCTCTACTCGGACGAGGACAAGGTGGACGCGCGGGGGCAGCGCTTCGCGCCCTACCTGAAGCCGGAGCTGTCTCCGGAGATGCTGCGCGCGGTGAACTACGTGTGTCACTTCCTGGTGGTGCGCACGTCGCTGCTCCGGGAGGTCGGTGGCATCCGGCCCGGCTTCGAGGGGGCGCAGGACCATGAGCTGCTCCTGCGCCTGATGGAGCGTACGCGGCGCTTCGCCCACATCCCGAAGGTGCTCTACCACTGGCGCACGTTGCCCGGCTCCACGGCCACGGACGCCAGCGCCAAGCCCGCGGCATCCGAGGCAGGTCGTCGCGCCGTGGCCGCGCACCTGGAGCGCTCGGGAGAGACGGCGACGGTCGAGACCTCCGCACCAGGGCTGTATCGGATCCGCCGTCCGCTCGGCGCTCGCCCGCGAGTGTCCGTGCTGATGTCGGCTGCGAGCACCGAGGCGGAGCTCGCCGCGCTGCTCGCCCTGACGGATGGCCTGGACGTGGAGGTGCTCGTCCCCGTTTCTGGGGAGGACAGCCCGAAGGCTTCCGCGCCAGATGCGCCGGCAGGGATGGAGCCGCGTTCTACGCGCGATAGCATGGGGCCTCCTGCTTCGCCCGGAGGCAATGCGCGGGCCGTGCGCGTCCCGGTGGACGGGGCGCTCACCCCCGGGGCCGTGGCCAACCGCCTGCTCCGCGAAGCCCAGGGAGCGCTGGTGTTGTGCCTGGAGGCGGGCACGTTGCCCACCGAACCCGGATGGCTGACCGAGCTGGCGTCGCAGGCCCTTCGCCCCGACGTGGGCGTGGTGGGCGCACAAGTCGTCTCGCCCGGCGGGCACGTACTGCACGCGGGCCTGGGGCTGGGCGCGGAAGGTCAGGCGCTTCGGCCCTTCGCGGGGCTTCCGGCTCCCACGCTCTCCACCTTCGGGGGCTCCCACTGGCCGCGTGAGCTGCTGGCTGTCTCCACTGCGTGCTCGATGAGTCGGCGCGAGGTGCTGGAGTCGCTGGGCGGATGGGACGAGGGCTTCACTTCGTCGGAGGCCCAGGGCGTGGACCTGTGCCTGCGCGCGGGGGCTCAGGGCCTTCGCGTGCTGTACACCCCGCATGCGCGACTGGTGCGGACGCACGCGCGAGTCGATGGGGCCTGGCGCGCGCCGGAGGTCGCCAGGCTGCGTGAGACCTGGGCGCGACAGCCGCGCTCGGAGCGGGGCGATCCCTTCGGTCATCCCCGGCGCGAGCGGGCAGGGCAGGGCGGCCCGGAAGGAACAGGACCATGA
- a CDS encoding glycosyltransferase — translation MRETLHQVHRGLTRPTVHLTPAPGAGVTAEHGGPFEWRADGAGAHLALLPGAAALPTGWTEFSFRLLTGEAGAASPVLIVDTDVAGAEQSIRLPLDADGRARMLVRLPEAVLALRLGPVNGPTRFHLSDVRAVQVAPAEAAVRMTWPLALRLAREPERIPRVARRYLDALRTGGLRAVDGVLGQKSNGHLSLESYEAWVRQYDTLGDADREALRHAAEAFAWKPLVSVVMPTYNTPEVWLRRAIDSVRAQLYPHWELCIADDASRQPHVRAVLEEYARRDARIRYVVRPANGHISAASNSALELVQGQFIALLDHDDELTEDALLRVVEVLNAHPDADIVYSDEDKIDPQGRRFDPYFKPAFNLDLFRTQNLISHLGVYRTERVREVGGFRVGFEGSQDHDLALRVVERTSADRIQHVPRVLYLWRAIPGSTALDAGEKSYASIAASRALQEHLDRTEPGARLEPGPNASLHRVRHPLPTPRPHVTAILQARTASEAMVRLDAWRATAEGWDVDWRVASGSPERASLSANEAARDAPGEVLIFLAADLSPEGADWLAELVSQALRPEVGAVGAKLLAPDGRVEHAGFVLGMGADGVAGGPYRGLSRESTGHIGRAAVQQRVSAVSAACLAVRRSVFERVGGFDAAVLPGPWRDVDLCLRLAQHGLMTVWTPHAVLIHTTAPMSPDADPLSSSAATAFKARWKETVGDEPFHSPNHALGNGPLRFAWPPRRAR, via the coding sequence ATGCGGGAGACCCTGCATCAGGTTCACCGGGGGCTGACGCGGCCCACGGTTCACCTGACGCCAGCTCCTGGCGCGGGGGTGACCGCCGAGCACGGCGGTCCCTTCGAGTGGCGCGCGGACGGCGCCGGGGCCCACCTGGCGCTTCTTCCCGGCGCGGCGGCCCTGCCCACGGGGTGGACGGAGTTCTCCTTCCGGCTCCTGACCGGGGAGGCCGGCGCCGCGTCGCCCGTGCTCATCGTGGACACGGACGTCGCTGGAGCCGAGCAGAGCATCCGCCTGCCGCTCGACGCCGACGGTCGTGCGCGGATGCTCGTCCGTCTTCCAGAGGCCGTGCTCGCCCTGCGCCTGGGCCCGGTGAACGGCCCCACGCGCTTCCACCTGTCCGACGTGCGCGCGGTGCAGGTGGCGCCCGCGGAAGCCGCGGTGCGCATGACGTGGCCCCTGGCGCTGCGACTCGCGCGGGAGCCCGAGCGCATTCCGCGCGTGGCCCGCCGTTACCTGGACGCGCTGCGCACCGGGGGCCTGCGGGCCGTGGACGGCGTGCTGGGCCAGAAGTCCAACGGCCATCTCTCGCTCGAAAGCTACGAGGCTTGGGTTCGCCAGTACGACACGCTCGGTGACGCGGACCGGGAGGCGCTCCGCCACGCGGCGGAGGCGTTCGCCTGGAAGCCGCTCGTGTCCGTGGTGATGCCGACCTACAACACCCCGGAGGTGTGGCTGCGGCGTGCCATCGACTCCGTGCGCGCGCAGCTCTATCCGCACTGGGAGCTGTGCATCGCGGACGACGCCTCCCGTCAACCGCACGTGCGCGCCGTGCTGGAGGAATACGCCCGGCGCGATGCCCGCATCCGCTACGTCGTCCGGCCCGCCAATGGGCACATCTCCGCGGCCTCCAACTCCGCCCTGGAGCTGGTCCAGGGCCAGTTCATCGCGCTCCTGGACCATGACGACGAACTCACGGAGGACGCCCTGCTCCGGGTGGTGGAGGTCCTCAACGCGCACCCCGACGCGGACATCGTCTACAGCGACGAGGACAAGATTGATCCGCAGGGTCGCCGATTCGATCCGTACTTCAAGCCCGCGTTCAACCTGGACCTTTTCCGCACCCAGAACCTCATCAGCCATCTGGGCGTCTACCGCACGGAGCGCGTGCGCGAGGTGGGCGGCTTCCGCGTGGGCTTCGAAGGCAGTCAGGACCACGACCTGGCCCTGCGCGTGGTGGAGCGCACCTCGGCGGATCGCATCCAGCACGTTCCGCGCGTGCTCTACCTCTGGCGCGCCATCCCCGGCTCCACCGCGCTGGACGCGGGGGAGAAGAGCTATGCCAGCATCGCGGCGAGCAGGGCGCTCCAGGAGCACCTGGACCGGACGGAGCCTGGCGCGCGCCTTGAACCGGGACCCAACGCCTCGCTCCACCGCGTCCGCCACCCGCTCCCCACGCCCAGGCCCCACGTCACGGCCATCCTCCAGGCCCGCACGGCCTCCGAGGCCATGGTTCGTCTGGACGCCTGGCGGGCCACCGCGGAAGGGTGGGACGTGGATTGGCGCGTGGCCTCGGGAAGTCCTGAGCGGGCCTCCCTGTCCGCCAACGAAGCCGCGCGCGACGCCCCTGGCGAAGTGCTCATCTTCCTCGCCGCGGACCTCTCTCCGGAGGGGGCGGACTGGCTCGCGGAGCTGGTCTCGCAGGCCCTGCGGCCGGAGGTGGGCGCCGTGGGCGCGAAGCTGCTCGCGCCGGACGGTCGCGTCGAACACGCGGGCTTCGTGCTGGGCATGGGCGCGGATGGCGTCGCCGGAGGTCCGTACCGGGGCCTGTCCCGCGAATCCACCGGCCATATCGGTCGCGCGGCGGTGCAGCAGCGGGTGTCCGCGGTCAGCGCGGCGTGCCTCGCCGTGCGACGAAGCGTCTTCGAGCGCGTGGGAGGCTTCGACGCGGCCGTCCTGCCCGGGCCCTGGCGCGACGTGGACCTGTGCCTGCGGCTCGCGCAGCACGGCCTGATGACCGTCTGGACGCCGCACGCGGTGTTGATCCACACGACCGCCCCCATGTCACCTGATGCGGACCCGCTGTCCTCGTCAGCGGCCACCGCGTTCAAGGCCCGGTGGAAAGAAACAGTGGGCGATGAGCCCTTCCACAGCCCCAACCACGCACTGGGAAATGGCCCCCTGCGCTTCGCCTGGCCACCTCGCCGGGCGCGTTGA